The Prunus dulcis chromosome 5, ALMONDv2, whole genome shotgun sequence genomic sequence GAGTTGATGATGATAAAGCTATGCACTTTCCTTCAAAACTATATCTTCCACTTTTTAGTCTCCTTTGACACAGAACTAGTCCatctttcttccattttttattGGCATATTCTGCTCCTGACTTTGGTGTCAGatgatattaaaatattcaagcAATCGCTTTCTGCTACCATCATTTTCTGAATTTGCCTCCATTATTTTCTAGATTTCTTTCCCTTtcgtttgtttttgttatggtTTGTTTGCCACGTGCATTCTATACGCGCAGGGGCGGTTGTTGTAGATCACACACAGGCACAGCAGACAGCACATAGTTGACAATCACTTGGGAAAAAATCTATAATCTCTGGTTACCATTGttattggttttgttttattaatatGTGACTCGTCAGCAGCAGTGAGCTTTGAATCTACGTGCTTTTCcaaaaagaagttcaaagaAGAGAGCTGTTGGATATTGAACATTTCCCCACGTCCCTCGTGGAAACTGTTTTGTTTAATCACAACATTGAGAAGTATAATCCTATACGGACGAGCTTCCCATGGATCTTGCTCAAGCTTGTCATATAATGCCACATCTTAACTTCCACAATTGACAAAGAAACGAAAATTTCCATGAGACAAGGGAATAAATTATCATATCCCTTGCTTTCTATCTCACTCATTACACTAGCTACgcatgtgccaattggttttcttttttcttttatttttagaattaagaaaagatgtGTAATTATGTTTCATAAAAGTAAGAcctattatttgattttgttttgtttttttaattttttaatataaaaaaatgtaaatttacCACATTaacctcatttaattaataatttcaattcttaatgtttgcattaattaATGGTATTTTTCGGTATATATAGATgatatgtatatatgcttTTTTTACATAGATTAAATATTGTATTACGAGTGCCTACACCTCCTAtttgtctctctctcattaCGCTAGCTAACACGTAATGAGAGAAGAAATATAGATGACCCCTTCGtgataacaaaaaaatccTCTACCTTTTCTAGGATAATGAACATTTATCCTTAGACTCAAGGCAAGAGTAAACTTACCTCTTTTTGTTGACTAAAACTTCATAACACACTCTTTGTGTTTATTTCTTTGACCACATTGGCATCCTATGAGAGAGATATCCACATAATGTGTATGTCTCGTAATAAAAGGACGGTATCGTGAGAATGTGAATGAGTGAGCGCGGTCCAGTTTGGTTCGGTTTTCATCTCACACCGAAATTATAATTGATACCATTTAACTAGTGTGGTTCGGTTTGGTTTTGGTAAAACAAATTTAAGAAATCGATCGGTTCGATTTAAACCAATTTCGATgcagtttttggttttttcaattttggaccaaatgtttttttttctattaccAAATTACaactaatattttatttggccttaaaaaatcacaaattactcaatttcatgcaaagagagatgattgggcctaaaaaataaaggtgCTTTGAAATTGGACTTGGGGAAATATTAGTTATGAGATTATAAATTTAGTATTggacttaaataatttttaaaaaataaaaaaatacacagtTAGTCCAGTCCGATCTAATTTTGTAAGGTGTGAAATCGACACCGAAACCGATTTGAACAGTCCAGTCCAATTCGGTGCCAGTTTGTTGACTTGTTAGTCAacatacttttcttttaaagtttttttctttcggtGTTTCTGTTTTCCGGTCTCGACGCCCACTCTTAGTAAAAaatcccacattggaaagttaagaAACCTAGTAAGAgtttataaggagttgagTTTCTCCCCAATTaccaattgattttggagtaggaCCTCAACTTCCTTTATAGTATCAAAACAAGACTTCATGTGTTGGGCCTAACGACTACACATACTCCCACGTcacccaatatgtgttgtACACGTGTTAGGTTTGAAAATTTGTCACACGTACAGGGGCGTGTGAGAATGAGAAGGTAAAAAGTttcacattggaaagttgagaaacctagcaagagcttataaggagttgggctactccccctcattgccaattgattttggggaggaaagttgagaaacctagcaaaagcttataaggagttgtgCTACTTTCtcccattgccaattgattttggagtgAAACCTCAACTTCTGAAGGTAAGTCACATCATAGGATGGATGTGAGAAATAACCACACAATGTGTATTTTTAGTAATAGGAGGATAACCTATAGATCACGTggaagtaaaagaaaaaaatagatattTAGCCATATACCCATTTTTAgcactaataatatagataaactctacattatttaatttctataaacaaacccaaaaaatgacagctgaccctattgaatttaattttgattattaaattactttgatacctTATTcagtgttttgagtttttttatgaggttttggggttgggtttgttttaagaaatgaatggcagttttgtaatttaaaagaagttaaaaggcTTTTTGTTACGTGGTAAATGAgatttgggtgtgtttctaaaatccatttcatatagggtttttttataatttggactcctatattgggtataatagtgaatctctcgataaaaaattcatatggAATTATCTTGGGCCTTGGGCCtgaaaaaaagataataggaGGCTACTGGGCTTATAGACGACAATTATTTTGGGCCGTCTCCGCACGTTGGGTCTAACAGCGCTTCCAAAGTTTCCGAGTTAACTCGCTGGTGTTGATCATTCGCAGCGCTCTCTCCCAGAGATACGCAGAAATGGTGGTCTTTCTCTTTTCCAGGTAATCTCTTCCCCTCGTTGTTCTGGTTTCCTTGTTACCCGTTTTGACCTTTGCGATTCTAGTTATTTAAATCGCCAGACGGTTGAATTCAACaagatcagattttttttttttaataattaaattaaatttcttattttgcataataattattgttttgttagGTTTTAATTTGAGGAGCATGTTCTTTGGAGACGCAATGGAAGTGGATTTAGTTACAAGCAGCGTACAAGAGGGAGGTGCTTTTGGAGTTACTGATACTTATAGCAATGTATGCTTCAAGATCATTTTCATTGAGCTGTAGCACGTAGCTTCTATGTCATTGAagcttattttttattatgtaGCTTGAATTTGTTGAATGAATGATTATATATGGAAAATGCGTTTCTCTTTTTGAAGAGGTGTGGTGAATGGTTGAACCATTTTCATCTAATAAGTCAGACATTTGAAGCTCTAAATAAATGTGTGCACTTTGACTTGCTTATTATTGTATTACTTGTGGATATGCAAGTTTAAGTTTGGTTGCTTGGTTTGCTATCATTTTGGGATCAAATTTTTTGTATGTATTTAATGTGCAGGATAATCCTAATTTCGAGGGCGAAACATGTGGGATATGCATGGATGCTGTTATCGATAGGGGTGTTCTGGATTGCTGCCAGCACTGGTATGCGCTTAAGTGTCTGtctttgtgtgtgtatgtgggtgagaaagagagatagatagagagagattttaacaagttttcatttttattataaaagtaTTCTGTTGCTACCTTGAACTCTTTCCTCTCCCTTTCTATTACTTaattaaagggaaaaaaaatagaggaaGGAAATTGTTCAAATGTGCTCATAAGTTCTCCAGTAGTCATGTATGATGAAACCTACAAGGTGTATCAATATATTTAGAGGTTCATGTGAGGTGAAGTTATCCTTTGGTTAACACCCTTGTTGTGTAAGTATGGGGCTAAAATGAGAGAATGGGTTGCTTTccatatgttatatatatttgacaGATGAAATTTGTATTATGGCAAGGGTTAACATTGATTTTTCAGGTTCTGTTTTGCATGCATTGACAATTGGGCTACCATTACAAACCTTTGCCCACTTTGCCAGAATGAATTTCAATTGATCACATGTGTTCCAGTGAGTGATGCAAATACAcgattctttgtttttcttatcctGGTTATAGTAGTAGTTCTGTTAGGTATGGGATAATATAATGGTATTGATATACAACTAGTTGCAAAGAACAAttgttattttgatttctACAACTGGCTGCTTTCAAtaggtttctttttcttggcaaatggaaattttatttttgaagttATCCTATTGTGATTTGATGCTGTTGCAAAGTGATCCTAAAGCATATGAGATCGGTTTGAATGTGAAGGTATATGATACTATTGGGAGCAGAGTGGACGAGGACTCACCTTACAGGTACTTTGGCAATTAACTATAAGATGTTTAAGTATATTGGTGTGGGTTCATTGTTTACATTTATACATGGGTTAGACTCATTATTTTGTGGTTTTTACTGCCGACACTATTATGTAGTCTTCTTATGAAATTGACATTCAAGATTCTGTCCAAGAAATTGCAATTAAGccacttatttatttattatttattaatttttatttttattgtgcCTTAGTTTCAGCATAGATTAATTTTTCCGTATTAATCTCTGCAGAGATGACGATTGGAGTATTGAAGGAAAGAATAACACCCTCTCATTTCCATCATACTATATTGATGAAAATGTAATCATCTTTacatgttttcttctttttaagaTCTTCTTGCAATTctcatcttttctttctaagatttttgttaaaattacTGATATCAGATTCTTATTTACTCTATCATTTTGTAGGCAGTTATCTGCTTGGATGGAGATGGTTGCAAAATTCGAAGTGGCTTAGTGGCTATTGAGGATGATTCCAATCTTGATACATCAATTGCTTGTGATTCATGTGACTTATGGTAAACAATCAGTCAATGTGATATATAATAGTCAATGTGATATATAATCTTTGTCCGTATAGATAGATATATGATTTTATCAcatattgttattttctaattGCTTTTTGATTTGAATGGAGACAGGTACCATGCTTTCTGTGTGGGATTTGATCCTGAGGGCACATCTGAGAGTACATGGTTATGCCCCAGGTAAGTTACATGGGGATCATTGTTTTGTTCATGGGTGTTGCATTGTTGGTTCTTTTGCTGAGTCTAAGCACTTTTTATGCGTGTTCCGAACCTTACCTCTAAGCTCAAAGTTGTTTAATGGAGATGAATAAGCTGTCGGTCCTTTCTGTGGAAGCTTTGTTCTTGTTATGAAATCTCTGTCTTGTCTTGAGTTTGTCAACCAATAAAATTAAACCGTCTGATTTACCACTTGAGGACAAAGAGAACCCTTTATGTATACAATTGCTGCCAAGTAACAATCCTACTAGGCTTGGACTGATTAGTGCAGCTTTGCTGATCTTTATTTATGCACCTCAGGATTAATAGAGATTTGAATGGAATACAAATTGCTCTGTTTTCCTAAAATCTTAGGTCTCctcttttcatttctttaaTACACTgatactttttaaattaatccTAAATTGTGTATTTTCTGTAGATGTGTAGTTGATGAAATCCCGAAAAAATCAGATACAGATTCAGTACAGAGGTCTAACAGCCAGTATGGCCCAGAAAACGCTAATCGTGAATCTTTAGATGAGGACAATATTTCTGGAAAGGTATCTGTAGCTGTGGCTGATAGTGGTGAGACGGCTGTTGTAGTCTCAATGGTTGGAGAAAATCAACGCATCGCGGAGCCAAGTAAGAGAGTTTTGCCAACCGTTGAAGTTGGCAAGGACCTGGAGTCTGAAACATTGGTATTGGCTTCTGAGGATAGCCACAAGTTGGCAAGGCCCCCCGGGGAAAGAACTATTACCCAGCCAGTGCTTGGAGCTCAGGCACTAGAACTATCCTTATCCTGCGATACCTCCAATGTACCTTCAAATTCTTTAGCGCAGCAGTTTAGGATGAGTACTGATGGATCAACCAATGAGCTTAGTAGTTTTGATTGCATCGGGAATCCTTCCGGAAAGTCTTTCGATGAACCACACATTAGTAACAAACTGACTTACAGTGATTCCAATATGGGTCTTGAACTTGGGTTATCTGTGGGCTCGTTTCTGTCTGGTAATTaacattttttcctttttaaagcTTGATAATTTCATGATTAGGATAGCATAGAACTGAAGGGTATGCTTTACATGTTCAagtttatcttatttttaataatgtgCATCTAGCTGTTGAGCTGAATAATAATGGAACTGAAGATGTGAAGCATCACAATCCTAAAGAAGAATATTTGTCAAAAGGTATTAAGCTGTTTTAGTCATTAGttgtcctctctctctctctctctctctctctagcactATTTACACAACAGTCATTCATGTTCGTTGTTGAAATGTTTCCAGCTGCCATTCTTGTATCAAATCAAGAGACTGAAGATTTGAAGATTCACAATCCTTCAGAAGAATATTCGCCGATAGGTATGTGAAGCAGCATTAAATTGTTTATTCAACATTCACTCCTGCACATTGCTTAATTGCTGAAATGTTTACAGCCGATGAGATTCTACCAGATGCTAATTCGGATGCTCCTGGAATTGCTGTTGGTGGAAAGAGAAAGCATACTGATTGCAGGTCACATGTCATCCAACTATATCCGTTGATTCTTATACGGTTTTCAGCAATTAGTGCTCATAACTATGTTGCCTCAGGTTTTGTTACTGCTATCCTCATATCATAATCTGCCACCACTACACTGTAGTTTTCCTAATTCAAGTAGGATGCATTGTGTTTTTCTACCACCATCAATTCTATTCACTGAAGTTTTCGTGATTTATGTTGGATGTATTGTGTTTCTGGTCTCCATAAAAGTCCTTGGTTCATTCAGCTGGCTTGTTGATCCTGTAGTAGATATTGGGATCATAGGGAACATCTCTTCTTATCTTAACGATTCCATCAAGATGGTTACTATCTTGCTAATAACCACTGCATGATATGGTAGTTTCTAGATAAAACTGAACCAGGATATAGGGGTTCCAAATTATTGGATTATCCACATtaaacatgcatgcatgcaacacaaatttttaatttcctcaAAAGCCCATTTTTAGTTGCCCTTTCGTGCTAAACATCATCAGTAAAATATCAACAATACTTGTCTAAAAACATCAAGGAAATGTCAGCATAAGTAAATTCAACTGGTTGAACAAAAAATGCATGCTAATTTAAAGTGAGTTAACTATCTTTATGCTTGTATGCTAGCCACGTTTGTCTATTGTCATTTGCCTGAAAGATGTGTTTGTAGTTCAAATGGCAATTTGCTGTTGTTTTTTACATTCTTCATAGCAAGTAGAACAAAATTTCtgactttatttttccttgaCTTTTTGAAATAATAGTGATGATGTTCATACCATTGTTGTTGATGATGGAGATACTAACCCTAAGATTGAGACCAAAGAGTCTGTTAAGAAAATCAGACATGAGGAGAAGACTCAACCAATTGCTTCCAATGACCAAGCCAAAGCATCTATACCAGATGACTCTAAAAACTGCTCTATCCTGACAGTAGTTCCTAAAGATAGCACGTTAACTTTTCATCCTGTTGAGGAGAACATCACTTCCGATATATTGAGCATTGTTCGAACTACAAACCGTAAATCTTCCAAGGGGCTTGCACGCCCTAATCCTGCTGATAATTCATCACAAGAGCAAGAAACTATGGCTGGTTTGAGAGTTAAAAAGATCATGAGGAGAGCTGCTGAGGACAAGGACTCATCCATGGTAGTTCAGACACtgagaaaagaaataagagaAGCTGTCAGTAACAACTCTTCAAAAGATTTTGGCGCAAACCTTTTCAATCCAAAGCTTCTTGATGCCTTTCGGGCTGCCGTAGCAGGACCTAAAACGGAGCCTGTTAAGAAGTTATCACATTTGGCAGTGAAGACAAGGAAGGCAATGTTGCAGAAGGGGAAAGTACGTGAGAAtctaacaaagaaaatttatggGACATccaatggaagaagaaaacgTGCATGGGACCGTGATCGTGAAATTGAATTTTGGAAGCATCGCTGCATAGGAACTACTGAGcctgaaaaaattgaaactttgaaGTCAGTTCTTGACCTTCTGAAAGGAAGATCAGAGGGTGCACACACAGAGCGGGAGTCTGATAGGCAGTCCACAAATCCAATTCTTTCCAGGTTGTATTTAGCAGATTCATCTCTACTTCCAAGAAAAGATGATATTAAGCCTCTCTTAGCTCTTAAAACTGCTGGTAATTCAGAGCAGAATGATAAACAACCAACCTTGATTGAAAAGTGT encodes the following:
- the LOC117627328 gene encoding uncharacterized protein At4g10930 isoform X1, coding for MFFGDAMEVDLVTSSVQEGGAFGVTDTYSNDNPNFEGETCGICMDAVIDRGVLDCCQHWFCFACIDNWATITNLCPLCQNEFQLITCVPVYDTIGSRVDEDSPYRDDDWSIEGKNNTLSFPSYYIDENAVICLDGDGCKIRSGLVAIEDDSNLDTSIACDSCDLWYHAFCVGFDPEGTSESTWLCPRCVVDEIPKKSDTDSVQRSNSQYGPENANRESLDEDNISGKVSVAVADSGETAVVVSMVGENQRIAEPSKRVLPTVEVGKDLESETLVLASEDSHKLARPPGERTITQPVLGAQALELSLSCDTSNVPSNSLAQQFRMSTDGSTNELSSFDCIGNPSGKSFDEPHISNKLTYSDSNMGLELGLSVGSFLSAVELNNNGTEDVKHHNPKEEYLSKAAILVSNQETEDLKIHNPSEEYSPIADEILPDANSDAPGIAVGGKRKHTDCSDDVHTIVVDDGDTNPKIETKESVKKIRHEEKTQPIASNDQAKASIPDDSKNCSILTVVPKDSTLTFHPVEENITSDILSIVRTTNRKSSKGLARPNPADNSSQEQETMAGLRVKKIMRRAAEDKDSSMVVQTLRKEIREAVSNNSSKDFGANLFNPKLLDAFRAAVAGPKTEPVKKLSHLAVKTRKAMLQKGKVRENLTKKIYGTSNGRRKRAWDRDREIEFWKHRCIGTTEPEKIETLKSVLDLLKGRSEGAHTERESDRQSTNPILSRLYLADSSLLPRKDDIKPLLALKTAGNSEQNDKQPTLIEKCSKSSLNDCTSNSTETGKVISKGGIPSLEKYGSKNNVPSSGNGVSSSKVHQDRHAEGSLVSSAGGSKSIAKREVVEKPEDIKSDKRKWALEVLARKTSGAGGKAANEKQEGNTVLKGNYPLLAQLPIDMRPNLAPSRHNKIPLSVRQTQLYRLTEHFLRKANLPVIRRTADTELAVADSINIEKEVADRSNSKLVYLNLCSQEILHRSENRKSSGAPVLSLAPTSVLAERSEQAANELSTDPVIEAALRNAGLLSDSPPNSPHPNMEVPVEEDGPSLDIREEGPDNVFEMDFHPDLDIYGDFEYNLEDEDYIGAAATKVSNAQPEEGAPKLKLVFSTLQSERSIHTLDLEKTEKTEVQKDFSSMLENPTYSGLEHSTTDGGTDESCAPLESLFGKEGEELSVAECEELYGPDTEPLIKQFPGASEKQSGLLNEALVKDKDPKENENNEPKPNKSIKTSGIGNENNAQNMMVASAGCNSSGGEDSTYHTQPGGNVESKEKKTSMVANNQSNSSSSVSKKVEAYIKEHIRPLCKSGVITTEQYKWAAAKTTDKVMKYHSKAKNANFLIKEGEKVKKLAEQYVETVRQKEKTDPL